A segment of the Desulfitobacterium dehalogenans ATCC 51507 genome:
GGATTTTCTCTGAGTTCTATATCGGCAAAGTTTCTAACAACGCGGATGGACGGAACCTGTTGAAATCGGAGTGCATTAACTACATGAACACGCTTCAGGGCATTGATGCTATCCAGAACTTTGATTCTCAGTCTGATGTCACAGTACAAGCAGGGAATGAAGTCGACGCAGTTTATATTGAGACTAATATCCAGCCTGTGGACTCGGTCGAAAAGCTGTACATTCGTGTGAGAATTAGATAGAAAGTGCAGGTGAGATAACATGGCCTTTTTAAAACCGGAAGACGCAGTTAGCGGCAGGCAAGCCAAGGCTTTTGCTACGATCAATGGTCGAGTGGAAGAATTATTTTATGCCAAATCCATTGAAGCAACTATCGAAAAGAATAAAGCGGATGTCCCAATCTTGGGGAAGACAAACGTAGGGAAGAAGGCTGCAGGGTGGACAGGTAGCGGAAGCCTGACGATTTATTACTTTACGAGCCTGTTCAGGCAGTTAATGATTGAATATGTGAAAACCGGGCGAGACTTCTATTTCGACCTTCAGATCGTCAACGAAGATCCGGCATCGGGCATAGGGAAGCAGACAGTTGTGCTTAAGAGCTGTAACTTAGACAGCATTACGGCGGCATCTTTCGATATCACTTCGGATGATCCTCTTGAAGAGGAAATGCCCTTTACCTTCGAGGATATTGATATGCTTGATCAGTTTAGCCGGCCTGTGATGGGATAAAGCATTATTTGAGGTTACGTCATGTCGTGAGACACACCTCTAGCCTCTCTTAGAGACCTGATTTTACTCAGGTCTCTTTTTAATACCCAAAAGAGAGGATGATGAACCGTGAACGAATTAGTTATCATAAAAGGAAATGAAGTAAAGACGAATAGCATCATCGTAGCAGAAGGAACAGGGAATGCCCACGAATCAATTGTCAGGATGGTTAGAAGGTATGAAGACCAGTTTAAATTGCTGGGAAAACTAGAATATTCAGACTACTTGAAATCCAATAGCTTAGGTTCATCGGGGCGGATGTACTTGCTCAATGAACAACAAGCGACTTTTCTTATGACGCTTCTAAGTAATAAGGAAATGATCGTGCGATTCAAACTGCGACTCACTCAAGAATTCTTTCGTATGCGTGAGTTCATTCGAGAGAAACAGTCTGCCGAATGGAAGCAAGCCCGTATAACCGGCAAGCAAGTTCGCCGGGAGGAAACCGATGTCATCTTAACAAAGCTCATTCCGCTTGCCGAATCCCAGGGAAGCAAAAACGCAGGTAAGCTCTATATGAATTATTCCAAGTTGGTAAATATAACTCTTGGCATAGAAGCAGGGCGGCGCGAAAACCTCCCGCTATCATACATTGAGGCGATCAAGTTCCTCGAACGAGCGATTGAGAATATCATTTCTCAAGAGGTAGACAAGGGGACTCACTATAAGGAAATATACCAGGTATGTAAAGCAAAATGCCAGATCATAAAAGACCTGGCATTTTTACCTTCATTAAAGTTGATTTCCTAGAGATATTGAGAAGCTTTTGGCTCAGGCTG
Coding sequences within it:
- a CDS encoding phage tail tube protein is translated as MAFLKPEDAVSGRQAKAFATINGRVEELFYAKSIEATIEKNKADVPILGKTNVGKKAAGWTGSGSLTIYYFTSLFRQLMIEYVKTGRDFYFDLQIVNEDPASGIGKQTVVLKSCNLDSITAASFDITSDDPLEEEMPFTFEDIDMLDQFSRPVMG
- a CDS encoding Rha family transcriptional regulator, yielding MNELVIIKGNEVKTNSIIVAEGTGNAHESIVRMVRRYEDQFKLLGKLEYSDYLKSNSLGSSGRMYLLNEQQATFLMTLLSNKEMIVRFKLRLTQEFFRMREFIREKQSAEWKQARITGKQVRREETDVILTKLIPLAESQGSKNAGKLYMNYSKLVNITLGIEAGRRENLPLSYIEAIKFLERAIENIISQEVDKGTHYKEIYQVCKAKCQIIKDLAFLPSLKLIS